A section of the Spirosoma pollinicola genome encodes:
- a CDS encoding glycosyltransferase family 2 protein, with translation MSASKRIDLTDIAGVVVLYNPDDQFFENIKTYLHQVDKLYVVDNSDKPAINVSQYIGQISKIHYINNEDNKGVAYALNVAAQAAIKDGYSHLLTMDDDSKAPVDMVESMISFHNKYPYSNKLGIISVSHSKPLKHVEYKKVLFTMTSGNIVNLHAYQKVGAYNEKLFIDHVDHEFGIRLNLLDYEIIEIADVKLNHRLGTSKSIYLLGYKYNFVSHSPLRLYYFTRNGLYIINSYVFSAPFFCMKILKLVIIESLKSFLLDDDKKNRFIYLIKAIRDALSKNLGKINV, from the coding sequence ATGAGTGCATCAAAGCGAATTGATTTAACTGACATTGCAGGCGTTGTCGTTTTATATAACCCGGATGATCAGTTTTTTGAAAATATTAAAACTTATTTACATCAGGTTGATAAGTTATACGTTGTTGATAACTCTGACAAGCCAGCAATAAATGTAAGCCAGTACATTGGTCAGATATCTAAAATACACTATATCAACAATGAGGATAACAAAGGCGTAGCATATGCTTTAAACGTGGCTGCTCAAGCTGCTATAAAAGATGGATATTCTCATTTACTTACAATGGATGATGATAGTAAAGCTCCTGTTGATATGGTAGAGAGTATGATTAGTTTTCATAATAAATACCCATATTCTAACAAACTTGGAATTATTTCTGTATCACATAGTAAACCATTGAAACATGTAGAGTATAAAAAAGTTCTTTTTACAATGACATCTGGTAACATAGTTAATTTACATGCTTATCAGAAGGTAGGTGCTTACAATGAAAAGCTATTCATAGATCATGTTGACCATGAATTTGGAATAAGGCTTAACCTATTGGACTATGAGATAATTGAAATTGCTGACGTTAAACTTAATCATAGACTGGGTACAAGTAAAAGTATTTACTTGCTTGGCTATAAATATAATTTTGTTTCGCACAGTCCACTGAGGTTGTATTATTTTACTAGAAATGGACTTTACATAATCAATAGTTATGTATTTTCTGCTCCTTTTTTTTGTATGAAAATCTTGAAGTTGGTAATAATTGAATCACTAAAGTCCTTTTTACTAGATGATGATAAAAAAAATAGATTCATCTATCTAATTAAGGCTATAAGGGATGCACTATCTAAGAATTTGGGAAAGATAAATGTGTGA
- a CDS encoding glycosyltransferase family 2 protein, which yields MSVSVCIATYNGAEFIGRQLKSILLQLGEEDEVIISDDNSTDNTWQIIEGIGDSRVRIILNKGRKGPISNFENALKFATRDIIFLSDQDDEWLSNKVGDSVNILKEFDLVLSDCRIVNKDGYVVHESFFHIRNSQPGFWHNVYRNSYNGCCMAFRREVLDYVLPLPHSIHMHDWWIGLLVEVKGKVCFYPKPLINYTRHGGNLSPTSETGYGLSDRILNRITLLINISIRLLS from the coding sequence ATGAGTGTAAGCGTATGCATTGCCACGTACAATGGAGCTGAATTTATTGGGCGTCAGCTTAAATCAATATTGTTACAGTTGGGAGAAGAGGATGAAGTCATTATATCAGATGATAATTCTACTGATAATACGTGGCAAATAATTGAAGGAATAGGAGATTCCAGAGTTAGGATTATCCTGAACAAGGGACGAAAAGGCCCGATCAGTAATTTTGAAAATGCGCTTAAATTTGCAACTAGAGATATTATATTTCTATCAGATCAAGATGATGAGTGGCTATCTAATAAAGTGGGTGATTCTGTTAACATTCTAAAGGAATTTGATTTAGTTTTATCCGATTGCAGAATTGTTAATAAAGATGGTTACGTTGTTCATGAATCTTTTTTTCATATTAGGAATAGTCAGCCGGGGTTCTGGCATAATGTGTACAGAAATTCCTATAACGGGTGCTGCATGGCTTTCAGACGTGAGGTTTTAGACTACGTACTGCCCTTACCTCATTCAATTCATATGCATGACTGGTGGATCGGTTTGTTGGTAGAGGTAAAAGGTAAAGTTTGTTTTTACCCTAAGCCTTTAATAAATTATACACGTCATGGAGGAAATTTATCGCCCACAAGTGAGACTGGTTATGGCCTTTCTGATAGAATTTTAAATCGCATTACATTATTAATTAATATTTCAATTCGCTTATTAAGTTAA
- a CDS encoding glycosyltransferase family 2 protein: MISVVIPTYNAISYLPKLLQKLGQQTLAHELIIIDSGSTDGTKELLNGTKATLVNIDQASFNHGSTRNLGLNIAQRDIVLFMTQDALPVTSNTFELLVNMLCSSDNIAMAYGRQLPYAETKIFGRFARMTNYPGTSLIKDKSLISKLGIKTCSCSNSFAAYKKDALKSVGEFPDDTILGEDVSVAARMILRGLSIAYCAEAEVFHSHDYSITEEFKRYFDIGVFHNEQKEVLKEFSQAESEGIKYVRQEIQFLRENGHSTLIMEQVIRTLAKYIGYRLGRLEAYIPVNLKSRISMHKSFWLR, translated from the coding sequence ATGATTTCTGTCGTTATTCCAACATACAATGCTATTTCTTACTTGCCAAAGTTATTGCAGAAGCTAGGTCAGCAAACATTAGCACATGAATTAATTATAATTGATTCTGGGTCCACTGACGGTACAAAGGAGTTGTTAAATGGTACTAAGGCAACTTTAGTCAATATAGATCAAGCATCATTTAATCATGGATCTACACGAAATCTCGGCTTGAATATTGCTCAAAGAGATATCGTATTGTTTATGACACAAGATGCATTACCTGTCACTTCTAATACATTTGAATTATTAGTAAACATGTTGTGTAGCAGTGATAATATAGCAATGGCTTATGGAAGACAATTACCCTATGCTGAAACAAAAATTTTTGGTAGATTTGCTAGGATGACTAATTATCCTGGAACAAGTTTGATAAAAGATAAATCTTTGATCTCAAAATTGGGCATTAAAACTTGTTCATGCTCTAACTCTTTTGCCGCTTATAAAAAAGATGCTTTAAAATCTGTTGGTGAATTCCCTGACGATACTATACTTGGTGAAGATGTTTCTGTAGCAGCTCGCATGATTCTTAGAGGGCTTTCCATTGCTTATTGTGCAGAAGCTGAAGTATTCCATTCACATGATTATTCGATAACGGAAGAATTTAAGCGATATTTTGATATTGGCGTGTTTCATAACGAACAAAAGGAAGTTTTAAAAGAGTTTTCACAAGCAGAATCTGAAGGAATTAAGTATGTTCGACAAGAAATACAATTTTTAAGAGAGAATGGCCACTCTACACTAATAATGGAACAAGTCATTCGTACTTTAGCCAAATATATTGGTTATCGGCTTGGTCGCTTAGAAGCATATATACCTGTCAATTTAAAGAGTAGAATAAGTATGCATAAATCGTTCTGGTTACGGTAA
- a CDS encoding right-handed parallel beta-helix repeat-containing protein, translating to MYKGLIINLILFNFSLIYLPVSGLNTKDNFFVYNSSYLSFSDIYFKFNSNGPPLKKANVLRMSLEQFGAKGDGLSDDTEAISRALNSNVLEIYNQKQKAHYKISDRIVIDKIKRKRLVIKNAKFLNADISKPSFYFQNCSNVEITGGDFGYATMPVKNGDGSQHVIQFDGCQNVVVRKIHIVNSPEMGIAITNSNKVTIRDSFIEHTFRDGTYSHYSANVKYLYNRYRYIKDDAMSFHDYGIPQQKKQLSKFGYSQASNFVAQGNVVENAYQGLGSIGAFNVSILNNNFKNSVIAGISVFNAQDMYPGGTALVNKVRIEGNIITNSCNTLNINGLDLSNFGQASTGRAAICLLSLGAKNQLNQGETKRLSNITVSGNTVNRSGANGFFANLVDKLYLTNNKFINCSGSIPAQSLNGDVVEIWNCTGLWANFNSVIDSRSKILHQHGYSFNNVAGQTGNWNVKGTVGEEKSLDKLSILKIIPMKNSAKQ from the coding sequence ATGTATAAGGGATTGATTATTAACTTAATTTTATTCAATTTTTCTTTAATTTATTTACCAGTTAGTGGTTTAAATACAAAAGATAATTTTTTTGTATATAATTCTTCTTATCTGAGTTTTTCGGATATTTATTTTAAATTCAATTCAAATGGCCCACCTTTAAAGAAAGCAAATGTATTGCGAATGTCTTTAGAGCAGTTTGGCGCCAAAGGCGATGGCTTGAGTGATGATACGGAGGCCATCAGCAGAGCGTTAAATTCCAATGTGTTAGAAATCTATAACCAAAAGCAGAAGGCACACTATAAAATATCTGATCGAATTGTTATAGACAAGATTAAGCGAAAGAGATTAGTGATAAAAAATGCTAAATTTCTTAATGCGGATATTTCAAAACCATCATTCTATTTTCAAAACTGTTCGAATGTAGAAATTACTGGCGGTGACTTCGGATATGCTACTATGCCAGTTAAAAATGGTGATGGTAGCCAACATGTTATTCAATTCGATGGATGCCAGAACGTGGTGGTAAGGAAAATTCATATAGTTAATTCGCCAGAAATGGGGATTGCCATTACCAATAGTAACAAAGTTACTATACGTGATTCGTTTATTGAGCATACTTTCCGAGATGGGACATACTCACATTACTCAGCAAATGTCAAGTATTTGTATAACAGATATAGATATATTAAGGATGACGCGATGTCATTTCACGATTATGGCATCCCCCAACAGAAGAAACAGTTGTCTAAGTTCGGATATTCTCAGGCAAGCAATTTTGTTGCCCAAGGTAACGTAGTTGAAAATGCTTATCAAGGTCTAGGTTCTATAGGTGCATTTAATGTTTCTATTTTAAATAATAATTTTAAAAACTCTGTAATTGCTGGTATTTCAGTATTTAATGCACAAGACATGTATCCTGGTGGGACGGCTTTAGTTAATAAAGTTAGAATTGAGGGTAATATTATTACAAATTCATGTAATACTTTAAATATTAACGGCCTCGATTTGTCCAATTTTGGGCAAGCTTCTACTGGCAGAGCAGCTATTTGTTTACTTTCTTTAGGTGCAAAAAATCAGCTCAATCAAGGGGAGACTAAGCGTTTGTCAAATATCACTGTATCAGGAAATACTGTAAACCGTTCAGGTGCGAACGGCTTTTTTGCCAACTTGGTAGATAAGTTATACTTAACAAATAACAAGTTTATTAATTGCTCTGGGTCCATTCCAGCACAAAGCCTTAATGGAGATGTAGTTGAGATTTGGAATTGCACAGGGCTTTGGGCAAATTTTAACTCCGTTATCGATTCCCGCTCTAAAATATTACATCAACATGGGTATTCTTTTAACAATGTAGCTGGACAAACAGGAAATTGGAACGTAAAGGGTACTGTTGGTGAAGAGAAATCTTTGGACAAATTGTCAATCTTGAAAATTATTCCCATGAAAAATAGTGCGAAACAGTAA
- a CDS encoding beta strand repeat-containing protein, which yields MSGASNLFIGRGTGILNMAGTQNAFLGASAGSKNSSGQNNSFLGYSAGFGNTTGNNNTFLGSNAGYTNGSGYNNAFAGYNAGYFNTQGNYNAFFGSGAGYANTLGSNNTFLGSDAGSANTTGAGNTYLGSLAGASGSSAVQNTFIGANTGVSNTAPGNTFIGADAGKNNQSGGYNVFIGLSTGLNNTTGLGNLFLGQQAGVSNRTGNYNLFMGNSSGSSLISGIGNTAIGDGSSLRTTNGDRNTSIGQYAGIDNFTGSYNLFIGYGANVVGGSSNLTNAGAIGANAQVAISNAIVLGNSANIGIGTSAPAAKLELVSSTTGTSGLRLTNLTSAASTTATSSKFLTVNASGDVILATVAAGSGRVAASEADALWSSDGNNLQNTNVGGVVIGPGVSKTPAGYRLYVADGVLTEKVKVAVKSTDDWSDRVFEQGYKLRGLRQVEKYINQEKHLPGVPSAEEVVKEGVDVGKMQAKLLEKVEELTLYVIELKKENDILKQKSTRLEQRMNKLQAKTRK from the coding sequence ATGAGTGGTGCCAGTAATCTGTTTATTGGTCGAGGCACTGGTATATTGAATATGGCTGGTACTCAAAATGCTTTTCTTGGTGCCTCTGCAGGTAGCAAGAATAGTTCTGGGCAGAATAATTCATTTTTAGGATACAGTGCAGGTTTTGGTAACACAACTGGTAATAATAATACATTTCTTGGGTCGAATGCTGGTTATACAAACGGCAGTGGCTATAACAATGCTTTTGCTGGATACAATGCGGGATATTTCAATACGCAGGGAAATTATAACGCATTCTTTGGTAGCGGAGCTGGTTACGCCAATACACTAGGTAGTAATAATACATTCTTGGGCTCAGACGCTGGAAGTGCCAATACAACTGGAGCTGGTAATACCTATTTAGGTTCTTTGGCTGGTGCTTCAGGAAGTAGTGCTGTCCAAAACACATTTATAGGTGCAAATACGGGTGTTAGTAATACTGCTCCCGGAAATACTTTTATTGGTGCTGATGCTGGAAAGAATAATCAATCTGGAGGATACAACGTGTTTATTGGCTTGTCCACTGGTTTAAATAACACAACAGGTTTAGGTAATTTATTTTTAGGACAGCAAGCAGGAGTAAGTAACAGAACAGGAAATTATAACCTTTTTATGGGGAATAGCTCTGGCAGTTCTCTAATTTCAGGAATAGGTAATACAGCTATTGGAGATGGTTCAAGTTTACGTACAACTAATGGAGACCGTAACACTAGCATTGGTCAATATGCTGGAATAGACAATTTTACCGGTTCGTATAATCTATTTATTGGATATGGTGCAAACGTAGTTGGTGGGTCTAGTAATTTGACAAATGCTGGAGCTATCGGAGCTAACGCACAGGTAGCTATTTCTAATGCTATCGTTTTAGGCAATAGTGCCAATATCGGTATTGGTACATCGGCCCCCGCTGCTAAACTAGAGCTTGTATCAAGTACGACTGGTACATCGGGCTTGCGTTTGACGAACTTGACAAGTGCTGCCAGTACAACTGCTACATCGAGTAAATTCCTGACAGTGAACGCAAGTGGTGATGTTATTCTGGCGACAGTTGCTGCGGGTAGTGGTCGCGTCGCTGCTTCCGAAGCGGATGCCTTATGGTCAAGTGATGGAAATAACCTTCAAAATACAAACGTGGGCGGAGTTGTAATAGGACCCGGTGTTAGTAAAACGCCAGCCGGATATCGTCTATACGTGGCTGATGGAGTATTAACAGAGAAAGTAAAAGTTGCTGTGAAAAGTACGGATGATTGGTCTGACCGTGTGTTTGAACAAGGCTACAAGCTCCGTGGTCTGCGTCAGGTAGAAAAATATATCAATCAGGAAAAGCACCTGCCAGGCGTTCCGTCAGCCGAAGAAGTCGTTAAAGAAGGTGTCGACGTTGGCAAGATGCAGGCCAAACTGCTTGAAAAGGTGGAAGAACTAACTCTGTACGTTATCGAATTGAAAAAAGAGAATGACATATTAAAACAGAAAAGCACTCGGCTGGAGCAACGGATGAACAAACTACAGGCTAAAACACGCAAGTAA
- a CDS encoding T9SS type A sorting domain-containing protein codes for MNYEKSGQYLEQAVETIEAVNTVGTTSTVAYQAGRSITMLPGFNAKSGSLFTADIKPVVSKTSEVSLQLKAYPNPFQQSTTIDYYLPADGSVTLLITDAQGKVISQLIQNESQSAGKHQIEWQPTAANAGVYIPIIESNKQKAVGRLVKN; via the coding sequence TTGAACTACGAAAAATCAGGTCAGTACCTGGAACAAGCTGTAGAAACGATAGAAGCTGTAAACACAGTAGGTACAACTAGTACTGTTGCTTATCAGGCTGGTCGTTCGATTACAATGCTGCCCGGTTTTAACGCTAAAAGTGGTAGCTTATTCACTGCTGATATTAAACCAGTTGTTAGTAAAACATCCGAAGTTTCGCTGCAGTTGAAAGCCTATCCTAATCCTTTTCAACAGTCTACTACGATTGATTATTATCTACCCGCAGATGGTAGTGTAACTTTGTTGATCACAGATGCACAGGGGAAAGTTATTAGTCAACTTATCCAGAATGAAAGTCAATCGGCCGGAAAGCATCAAATAGAGTGGCAACCAACAGCCGCAAATGCCGGTGTTTATATTCCTATTATTGAATCTAATAAACAGAAAGCCGTTGGCCGCTTAGTTAAAAATTAA
- a CDS encoding capsule assembly Wzi family protein — translation MHPCAKSSLLYVFSFLIIVSFTIQAQPIRKPTQYTAEIGTYLSSSTETPFWLRTNQYGIVSNQSPSATFRAGLYSDYDTARHSTGRWRNSKYDLGYGLNVVANANQNHLPYERQVLLPEAYVKVRRGIFEVYIGRRREKFGLADSTLSTGSYAWSGNAMPIPKFQISIPSFTPIGFTKGWLAVQGTFAHGYMDANGYIKNSMLHQKSLYFRFGRTQDVVRVYGGLNHQAVWGGKIADPANIPPSIQANGKLPSGLMNYFYVVSTLYPKQTDTSQYNYFDLTNRVGNHLGSVDVAIEIDLVRNTLYFYRQSIYEDGSLFYLINIADGLNGMRIRRNAPNAIVRDILFEFLNTTSQGGPEFIIDDPGKRGKDDYFNHQQFRDGWAYRQHTIGTPFIPPALGPNDQYPSGTFTANNRVYVFHTGLAGSLPMRWRVLANPITYQVKLSYSRNFGTYNQPFESVRNQFSAYASVAAPVNVLGGIQLTGSLAVDAGKLYPNSVGTFISIRKSWQTNEVK, via the coding sequence ATGCATCCTTGCGCAAAGTCAAGCTTGTTGTACGTATTCTCCTTTTTGATCATTGTTTCATTTACTATACAGGCACAACCTATTCGTAAGCCTACTCAATACACTGCTGAAATAGGAACCTACCTGTCTTCGTCGACTGAAACGCCATTCTGGTTACGGACAAATCAGTATGGCATTGTCTCGAATCAATCGCCTTCAGCAACTTTCCGCGCTGGTTTGTATAGCGATTATGATACGGCTCGACACAGTACCGGGCGATGGCGTAACTCAAAATATGATCTGGGATATGGACTTAATGTTGTTGCCAATGCCAATCAGAACCACCTGCCTTATGAGCGGCAGGTGTTGCTTCCCGAAGCATACGTAAAAGTAAGAAGAGGTATTTTCGAAGTTTACATCGGAAGACGACGGGAGAAGTTCGGTTTGGCCGATTCAACATTATCGACGGGTTCATATGCCTGGTCGGGCAATGCAATGCCAATTCCCAAATTTCAAATTTCAATTCCCAGTTTCACGCCAATAGGTTTTACAAAAGGCTGGTTAGCTGTTCAGGGAACATTTGCACACGGCTATATGGATGCGAACGGGTATATAAAAAACTCCATGCTGCATCAAAAATCACTCTACTTTCGTTTTGGCCGAACGCAGGATGTTGTGCGGGTATATGGCGGGTTAAACCATCAGGCCGTATGGGGGGGGAAGATTGCCGATCCTGCCAATATACCGCCTTCTATTCAGGCTAATGGTAAGTTACCATCAGGCCTGATGAATTATTTTTATGTTGTATCGACTCTATATCCTAAACAGACAGATACCAGCCAATATAATTATTTTGATTTGACTAACCGGGTTGGGAATCATCTTGGATCGGTAGACGTGGCAATCGAGATTGACCTGGTACGAAACACGTTGTATTTCTATCGCCAGAGTATCTATGAAGACGGGTCGCTATTCTACCTGATTAATATTGCTGATGGCCTGAACGGCATGCGAATTCGGAGAAATGCGCCTAACGCTATCGTGCGTGACATTTTATTTGAATTTTTAAATACGACCAGCCAGGGTGGACCCGAATTTATAATTGATGATCCAGGCAAGCGGGGGAAAGATGATTATTTTAATCATCAGCAATTCCGTGACGGATGGGCGTATCGGCAGCACACAATCGGTACACCCTTTATTCCGCCCGCTCTGGGTCCTAATGATCAATATCCTAGTGGCACATTCACGGCAAACAATCGGGTTTATGTCTTTCATACAGGACTGGCAGGAAGTTTACCTATGCGGTGGCGGGTGTTGGCAAACCCTATAACCTATCAGGTGAAACTATCGTACAGCCGAAATTTTGGTACCTATAACCAACCTTTTGAATCTGTTCGAAATCAATTTTCGGCTTATGCTTCAGTTGCTGCGCCTGTTAATGTTTTAGGGGGTATTCAACTTACAGGGAGTCTGGCTGTGGATGCCGGGAAACTTTACCCAAACAGTGTTGGTACATTTATCAGTATACGAAAGTCGTGGCAAACAAATGAGGTGAAGTAA
- a CDS encoding sugar transferase: protein MRHRYSILFFPLHVIVDFLSLNTAFVGAYFIKFQQLEAVFQPPYTSLWVLFNVVWLAEILVLKPYIYPRQLFKAYHLIKKLLILMAIHIAIISVYWVAVKGYYYSREHLFITYILFTGLAAAFRIGSVLFLQEYRARGYNNRRYVIVGYGKLAASIQSFYDTHPEMGFRFHGYFDQPSADNKGILRGGYDDLYACIESDGIDCVYCCMPYIDNGRMKTIVENAENVDYQVKLLVDFRGFLARGASVEYHDFLPVLSLSSQMLADFQVNTLKRSFDILFSMAALGLGLPLFLILAAITRFTSKGPIFYAQERIGQEGKPFKIYKFRSMYVNSEKSGPVLSGGLLDARITPWGRFMRSTRLDEVPQFYNVLIGDMSVVGPRPERQYFIDQIVEIAPEYRSLLKVKPGITSIGQIKYGYAANIDEMVQRLRYDLLYPKRRSFLFDMWIIAQTLRVMAQGRGK from the coding sequence ATGAGGCATCGCTATTCCATATTGTTTTTTCCGCTTCATGTAATCGTTGATTTCCTGAGCTTGAACACCGCTTTTGTTGGAGCTTATTTTATAAAATTTCAACAACTTGAAGCCGTTTTTCAACCACCTTATACATCTCTGTGGGTGCTGTTCAACGTAGTTTGGCTGGCAGAGATCCTGGTGCTTAAGCCCTATATATATCCTCGTCAGTTATTTAAAGCTTACCATTTAATAAAAAAATTATTAATTCTGATGGCTATTCATATAGCTATCATTTCCGTTTATTGGGTAGCTGTTAAAGGATATTATTATTCTCGAGAGCATCTATTTATAACGTATATCCTATTTACAGGGTTGGCCGCAGCCTTTCGGATTGGAAGTGTACTGTTTTTGCAGGAATACAGGGCTCGAGGGTATAATAACAGGCGCTACGTGATTGTTGGATACGGTAAGCTGGCTGCGTCAATTCAGAGTTTCTACGATACACATCCAGAAATGGGCTTTCGATTCCACGGTTATTTTGATCAACCCTCCGCTGACAATAAAGGGATACTTAGAGGAGGATACGATGATCTGTATGCCTGCATAGAATCGGATGGTATAGACTGTGTTTATTGTTGCATGCCCTATATTGATAATGGCCGCATGAAAACTATTGTTGAAAACGCAGAAAATGTTGATTATCAAGTGAAATTATTAGTTGATTTTAGAGGATTTCTAGCTCGGGGAGCTTCTGTTGAATACCATGATTTTTTGCCTGTATTAAGTCTGTCGTCACAAATGTTAGCTGACTTTCAGGTTAATACACTAAAGCGATCGTTCGATATCCTGTTTTCTATGGCGGCTCTGGGATTAGGACTACCTTTATTTCTCATTCTTGCCGCTATAACACGGTTTACATCGAAAGGGCCAATTTTTTATGCGCAGGAGCGGATTGGACAGGAGGGCAAGCCTTTTAAGATATACAAGTTCCGGAGTATGTATGTAAACTCTGAGAAGTCAGGACCCGTGTTGTCTGGCGGTCTGCTCGACGCAAGGATTACGCCTTGGGGGCGGTTTATGCGGAGTACCCGGCTTGACGAAGTTCCGCAATTCTACAATGTTTTAATTGGCGATATGTCGGTTGTAGGTCCTCGGCCAGAACGTCAGTACTTTATTGATCAAATTGTTGAGATCGCACCGGAGTATCGTTCTTTGTTAAAAGTAAAGCCTGGTATTACCTCAATCGGTCAGATTAAATACGGGTATGCCGCCAATATTGATGAAATGGTTCAGCGCTTACGATATGATCTTCTTTACCCAAAACGGCGGTCATTCTTATTCGATATGTGGATCATTGCCCAAACGCTGCGGGTGATGGCCCAGGGCCGCGGCAAGTAA
- a CDS encoding capsule assembly Wzi family protein has product MLFRILTICYGLIILNGSSLVYGQRVNQYQLEVGALGASDQTPFWLRANQYGIVPLTNPAVRLNAALHSDYKPTDSTGRRSKIDWGYGLNVVGNIGKTNQFLVPEAYLKGRIGAFELYAGRRKEIIGLVDTLLTSGSYIWSGNTLPFPKIQLALPAFTPIPFTAGVLSVMGTFSHGWFENADRLVKGSYLHQSSFYGRFGKPSWRVRLYGGFNHQVMWAGYSDYLDNSVSANGKLPSNIKYFPAVVLGTRNPFPADQSIQTITHFEENRIGNHLGSIDFALEIKLNHWNLFGYRQFLYDDGSLFYGTNLVDGLNGLRIRNSDQPTGAAFFLKQLTFEYLFTGSQGGDLFILDDPQRRGRDDYFNNSQYVDGWTYFGRTIGTPFLTPQQEVSSALPPRYGIANNRVSLFHLGISALIANKVDIIAKLSYSKNAGTYPIPYLTVPTQFSGLLTASIPVGILGGTVLNGSFAVDSGKLLPNSVGGYISLRKTGVLGTHRRALVSPRRGF; this is encoded by the coding sequence ATGCTATTTAGGATACTGACGATTTGTTATGGATTAATTATTCTTAACGGTAGTTCATTGGTTTATGGACAACGTGTTAACCAATACCAGCTTGAAGTAGGGGCGTTGGGAGCCTCAGATCAAACCCCTTTTTGGTTAAGAGCTAACCAATATGGCATTGTTCCTCTTACTAATCCGGCAGTACGGTTAAATGCTGCACTTCATTCGGATTATAAACCAACTGACAGTACAGGCCGTCGATCAAAAATAGACTGGGGGTACGGTCTCAATGTTGTTGGAAACATAGGAAAAACTAATCAGTTTCTCGTTCCCGAGGCATATTTGAAAGGACGAATAGGTGCGTTTGAACTCTATGCCGGACGTCGAAAAGAGATTATTGGTCTTGTTGATACGCTTTTGACAAGCGGTTCTTATATATGGTCCGGTAATACTCTGCCATTTCCCAAAATCCAATTGGCGTTGCCTGCTTTTACACCCATCCCATTTACGGCAGGAGTATTGTCTGTTATGGGTACATTCTCGCACGGGTGGTTTGAAAATGCCGACCGTTTAGTAAAGGGCTCATATCTTCATCAATCGTCATTTTATGGGCGATTTGGGAAGCCATCATGGCGAGTACGCTTATATGGTGGTTTCAACCACCAGGTCATGTGGGCTGGATACTCTGATTATTTAGACAACTCAGTATCTGCAAATGGGAAATTACCCTCAAATATCAAATATTTTCCTGCTGTTGTACTCGGTACACGTAATCCGTTTCCTGCTGATCAGAGTATTCAGACAATCACTCATTTTGAAGAGAATCGAATTGGTAATCACTTAGGATCAATTGATTTTGCACTTGAGATCAAGCTGAACCACTGGAATTTGTTTGGATACCGGCAATTCCTGTATGATGATGGTTCGCTGTTTTATGGGACGAATCTGGTAGATGGACTAAACGGATTACGGATACGGAATAGCGATCAACCCACAGGGGCTGCTTTTTTTCTGAAACAACTAACATTTGAGTATTTATTTACAGGAAGCCAGGGCGGAGATTTGTTTATTCTTGACGATCCACAACGTCGAGGTCGTGATGATTACTTTAATAATAGTCAATATGTTGATGGATGGACATACTTTGGCCGAACAATAGGAACGCCATTTCTGACACCCCAGCAAGAAGTAAGTTCGGCATTGCCACCCCGCTATGGGATAGCTAACAACCGGGTCAGCCTTTTTCACCTTGGCATTAGTGCGCTGATCGCTAACAAAGTGGATATAATCGCCAAGCTGTCTTACAGCAAAAATGCCGGAACATATCCTATTCCCTATCTGACTGTTCCAACCCAATTTTCAGGTTTACTAACCGCATCAATTCCTGTTGGAATATTGGGAGGAACCGTGTTGAACGGATCATTCGCCGTTGATTCAGGTAAACTACTGCCCAATAGCGTAGGGGGGTATATAAGTTTGCGTAAAACGGGCGTTCTTGGTACTCATCGGCGAGCATTAGTTTCCCCTCGCCGGGGGTTTTGA